The Malus domestica chromosome 13, GDT2T_hap1 genome includes a window with the following:
- the LOC103404098 gene encoding uncharacterized protein: MCNKGIACLSDSDSDSENPIDHQAVYLMDSPSATPHFGSNSTAASSPNSNEENPRVKFLCSFSGSILPRPQDGKLRYVGGETRIVSVPRDIKFDELINKMRELYEGAAVLKYQQPDEDLDALVSVVNNDDVTNMMEEYDKLGSGDGFTRLRIFLFSHPDQDSSSHYEGDERDNERRYVDALNNLNDSSEFRKQYPESPLTNPVDDLHIAEQFFSPMSLEGGLHSQRNCDISMAQYNLHQLKIPHAGSGQHHQPISQRYNEMEAPWSPAYYSPRHHAHLDPRPMAEFPSSPSSARYCMPFPDVPDKCLDRMPEEYARQPLNHQPPYEHQPQYSENVVWLPSGAIGGERSGFPGNIFHGNNAVEGNSICEHCQMTFQRNQPHFEQPIVANGFQHVANPSGKCTPNRETFVMNPDAKLHHEIYVSEQNTGPHHFSETPNHERGWTPHLHLNCRTEEARPHASGAGKLNDPYIVDGHINLPLGPNTVDDHHVTSNYVHHPAGPEMGNEVFHERSVAAPPHVHIAPVEEYGVRYGNFPYPYGGDNIYRGSHGHATGPAVWRNVQSPMHAAPPYEASISAPQVNGSVNVGYLRREDSPVFSIGLDNQNIWVDTSQEMLGLEGKAVPPDCSYGHAVKLNPNPLCQENHQAYPPDRVQPTPDMINCAIPLDPNSVVRFEEKSSPGVNEVNLVDNVENPETEVINPNNHCDKNGGVVSLESINSNFAKLAEESGNVGKTSDEDQSTCELSKLSVNNLSFIPELIASVKKAALEGAEEVKTNAEESTDPEKSSSIDKEAAAKNLEQPNTPGDRELDSDSDNLNNSKIEPTRAEAEAIAKGLQTIRNDDLEEIRELGSGTYGAVFHGKWKGSDVAIKRIKSSCFAGRPSERERLIADFWKEALILSSLHHPNVVSMYGIVRDGPDGSLATVTEFMVNGSLKQFLQKKDRTIDRRKRLIIAMDAAFGMEYLHGKNIVHFDLKCENLLVNMRDPQRPVCKIGDLGLSKVKQQTLVSGGVRGTLPWMAPELLSGKSNMVTEKIDVYSFGIVMWELLTGDEPYRDMHCASIIGGIVNNTLRPQIPPWCDPEWKSLMESCWAPEPSQRPSFSEISQKLRNMAAAMNVK; the protein is encoded by the exons ATGTGTAACAAAGGAATTGCCTGCTTGAGCGACTCCGACTCCGACTCCGAAAACCCAATTGATCATCAGGCTGTGTACTTGATGGATAGCCCTTCGGCTACCCCGCACTTTGGTTCTAATTCCACCGCTGCTTCGTCCCCCAATTCGAATGAGGAAAACCCGCGTGTTAAGTTTCTGTGTAGTTTTTCGGGGAGTATATTGCCCCGCCCACAAGATGGGAAGCTCCGTTATGTGGGAGGAGAGACGCGAATTGTGAGTGTTCCACGAGATATCAAGTTTGATGAGTTGATTAACAAGATGAGGGAGCTTTATGAAGGTGCAGCAGTGCTCAAGTATCAGCAACCCGATGAGGACCTTGATGCTCTTGTCTCAGTTGTGAACAATGATGATGTGACTAACATGATGGAAGAGTATGATAAGTTGGGATCTGGCGATGGTTTCACTAGGCTcaggatttttttgttttcgcaTCCCGACCAAGACAGCTCATCGCACTATGAGGGTGATGAAAGGGATAATGAGAGGAGGTATGTCGATGCTCTCAATAATTTAAATGATAGCTCCGAATTTAGGAAGCAATATCCCGAGTCCCCTCTTACTAATCCGGTTGATGACCTCCATATAGCAGAACAATTTTTTAGTCCAATGAGTCTTGAGGGTGGCCTTCACAGTCAGAGAAATTGTGATATATCCATGGCTCAATACAACTTGCATCAGCTCAAGATACCTCATGCAGGATCGGGGCAACATCATCAACCAATTAGTCAGAGGTATAATGAAATGGAAGCTCCTTGGAGTCCTGCATACTATTCTCCCAGGCACCATGCGCACCTTGATCCAAGACCAATGGCTGAGTTTCCTTCCTCTCCTTCCTCTGCACGGTACTGTATGCCATTTCCAGATGTACCCGATAAATGTTTAGATAGAATGCCTGAAGAATATGCACGACAGCCATTGAATCACCAGCCTCCATATGAACACCAACCACAGTATTCTGAGAATGTTGTATGGCTTCCAAGTGGAGCAATAGGTGGTGAAAGGTCAGGATTTCCAGGTAACATTTTTCATGGAAACAATGCCGTCGAAGGAAACAGTATTTGTGAACACTGCCAGATGACTTTCCAGAGAAACCAACCACATTTTGAGCAACCAATCGTGGCAAATGGATTTCAGCATGTTGCTAATCCAAGCGGCAAGTGTACGCCAAATAGAGAGACTTTCGTGATGAATCCAGATGCAAAGTTGCACCATGAAATATACGTAAGTGAACAGAATACTGGTCCTCATCATTTTAGTGAGACTCCAAATCATGAAAGAGGCTGGACTCCACATCTTCATTTGAATTGCCGGACTGAGGAAGCACGACCACATGCTTCTGGAGCTGGGAAATTGAATGATCCTTACATTGTAGATGGTCACATAAATTTGCCTCTTGGTCCTAATACTGTGGATGACCATCACGTCACTTCCAATTATGTTCATCACCCAGCTGGACCTGAAATGGGAAATGAAGTGTTTCATGAACGATCTGTGGCTGCTCCACCCCATGTACACATTGCTCCTGTAGAAGAGTATGGTGTTCGTTATGGAAATTTTCCTTATCCCTATGGAGGAGATAATATTTATCGGGGGTCTCATGGACATGCAACTGGACCGGCAGTATGGAGAAATGTTCAGAGCCCAATGCATGCTGCGCCCCCTTACGAAGCATCCATTTCTGCTCCACAAGTGAATGGTTCTGTTAATGTGGGATATCTCAGACGTGAAGATAGTCCAGTGTTTTCCATTGGATTAGACAATCAAAATATTTGGGTTGACACCTCGCAGGAAATGTTAGGTTTGGAAGGAAAAGCTGTTCCTCCGGACTGTTCTTATGGGCACGCTGTGAAGTTGAACCCAAACCCACTCTGTCAAGAAAATCATCAAGCATATCCTCCAGACCGCGTTCAACCTACACCTGATATGATAAATTGTGCTATTCCTTTGGACCCCAACTCCGTTGTAAGGTTTGAGGAAAAGAGTTCACCTGGAGTAAATGAGGTGAATCTTGTGGACAACGTGGAGAACCCTGAAACAGAGGttataaatccaaacaatcattgTGATAAAAATGGTGGTGTGGTATCTCTTGAGTCAATAAATTCGAATTTTGCTAAGCTTGCAGAAGAAAGTGGTAATGTTGGCAAAACAAGTGACGAGGATCAGTCTACTTGTGAACTTTCGAAGCTTTCTGTTAACAATTTGAGTTTCATACCGGAATTGATTGCTTCTGTTAAAAAAGCTGCTCTAGAGGGGGCTGAGGAGGTGAAAACCAATGCTGAAGAAAGTACCGACCCTGAGAAGAGTAGTTCAATAGACAAAGAAGCAGCTGCAAAAAATTTGGAACAACCG AACACTCCTGGAGACAGGGAATTGGATTCTGATAGTGATAATCTAAACAATTCCAAAATTGAGCCAACAAGGGCCGAGGCAGAAGCTATTGCCAAGGGATTGCAG ACAATAAGGAATGATGATCTTGAGGAGATCCGAGAATTAGGTTCTGGGACTTACGGGGCTGTGTTTCATGGGAAGTGGAAGGGGTCTGATGTAGCAATAAAGAGAATAAAGTCCAGTTGTTTTGCTGGGAGACCATCAGAAAGAGAACGTTTG ATTGCGGATTTCTGGAAGGAGGCTTTAATACTGAGTTCATTGCATCACCCAAATGTTGTTTCAATGTATGGTATTGTGCGAGATGGCCCTGATGGATCTTTAGCAACTGTGACCGAATTCATGGTTAATGGTTCTTTGAAACAGTTTTTGCAGAAAAAAGACCG AACAATTGATCGTCGTAAAAGATTGATCATAGCTATGGATGCTGCATTTGGGATGGAGTATCTGCATGGAAAAAATATTGTGCATTTTGATTTAAAGTGTGAAAATCTATTAGTAAATATGAGAGATCCACAACGGCCTGTATGCAAG ATTGGTGATTTGGGATTATCCAAAGTAAAACAACAGACTTTAGTGTCTGGAGGTGTTCGTGGAACTTTGCCCTGGATGGCACCTGAGCTTCTTAGCGGGAAAAGTAACATGGTAACAGAGAAG ATTGATGTTTACTCATTTGGAATTGTTATGTGGGAACTGCTTACGGGAGATGAGCCATATAGAGATATGCATTGTGCTTCTATAATTG GAGGTATAGTGAACAACACTCTGCGTCCTCAAATTCCCCCGTGGTGCGATCCAGAATGGAAGTCTTTGATGGAAAGTTGTTGGGCTCCTGAGCCTTCACAGAGGCCATCGTTTTCTGAAATCTCTCAGAAGCTAAGGAATATGGCTGCTGCAATGAATGTGAAATAA